One window of the Reyranella humidisoli genome contains the following:
- a CDS encoding phasin family protein has translation MTTQTAAIENVIEHANETTKAAGERVREFAQIGVRKATEGFEKISQAAQTASEEMNTQYTQARQGATKASLKILDVAKEDADAGFAAMRDFLSAKSPLEAFDVSAKYWRGRLETRIAQAQDLGAFVRKSADDVVRPVQERIEKFTKTAA, from the coding sequence ATGACCACCCAGACCGCTGCCATCGAGAACGTCATCGAGCACGCCAACGAGACCACCAAGGCCGCCGGCGAGCGCGTCCGTGAGTTCGCCCAGATCGGTGTTCGCAAGGCCACCGAGGGCTTCGAGAAGATCAGCCAGGCCGCGCAGACCGCGTCGGAAGAGATGAACACGCAGTACACGCAGGCTCGCCAGGGTGCCACGAAGGCCAGCCTCAAGATCCTCGACGTCGCCAAGGAAGACGCCGACGCCGGCTTCGCCGCCATGCGCGACTTCCTGTCGGCCAAGTCGCCGCTGGAGGCGTTCGACGTCTCGGCCAAGTACTGGCGCGGCCGCCTCGAGACCCGCATCGCCCAGGCGCAGGACCTCGGCGCGTTCGTCCGCAAGAGCGCCGACGACGTGGTTCGCCCCGTCCAGGAGCGCATCGAGAAGTTCACCAAGACTGCGGCCTAA